In Acidisarcina polymorpha, the DNA window CGGCGTTCCCAAGGGAACTTTCTACAACTATTTTAAGAGCAAAGAACTGTTAGGTCTTGAGGCGCTCGATCTTTATGCTTGTGTCGCCGACAAGGTGTTCACGCCGCCCGAAGTCGCACAAGGATTGCCCAGGTCGAAGAAACCTCAGCCATCGGAGATTGCTCGCCTCCGCGGCCAATTCGAGGAAGCTCTTAAGTTTCAGGAGCGGCAGAAGATCTCTCTCGGCTGCCTTATGGGAAATTTAACCGCGGAATCTTCTGCATTGCCAGAGAGCTTCGGGAAGTTGATTGAAAAGAGCTTCAATCGTTGGATCGCCGCGGTCTCTGCTTCCCTCCGAGCAGCCCAAGTGAGTGGGGAAGTTGCCCAGTCGCATGATCCGGATAGTCTTGCCAGATACCTGATGGCGGCATGGTTCGGCTCGTTGCTGTTGATGAAGAATTCGCAAAAGAAGACACCGATCGATGATTTCTTCAGACTAACCTTTGATACGCTCCTGAAAAGTGAGCCACCGCTAACCAAAAGGAAAGTGCCGCAACGTCGCAAGAAGAAGTGAGAGCCTTTGAACTTCGGGGCGGAGAGCGGGATGACACGTTATCCGTCGAGGAAGCCACGCCTCATCGCGATCGTAACGGCATGATTGCGATCGTTCGCGGATAGCTTCATAAGAATGCTACTCATGTGATTCTTGACGGGGTCTTCGGAGACAGACAGGCGTGCTGCCGTGATTTTGTTCGAGTGACCGCTGGCGACGAGTCGCGTACCTGAATCTCTCGCTCGGTCAAAACTGTATCGCCGACATGCTCCGCGATGCGCTGCGCTATTTCCGCAGGATACAGCGCTCCCCCTATGCGCTGCTCTAGGCGAACAGACCTTTATTCTGCACAATAAACTGCCTCATCCCTAGTGGCTTTCTAAGCGTGATCTTCTCTACCCAGTCGTTTGTTCCTGAGAACAGTCCTTCGCGACACTCCTGTGCGACGGAAGCGATATGCTGCTGGTTAAACGTCTTCGATCCGACTGTCTTCTCCCAAACCGGCATGAACCCTTTGATCTCAAGGGCCTGATAGCTGATTTTTCGTCCGAGGATCTCCGTCAGGAGATCGGCCACTTCGTATTCCGAGAGTTCCGTCGGACCGTAGAGTGGATAGATCTTTCCCGCATGCCCGGTCGGGTCGTTGAGAATGGCAGAGATGACGCGTCCCTGATCTTCGGCGGTGATCGGCGCATAACGCGCGTCGCCAAAAGGAAGGGGAAGGACATTGTCTTTCCGAATGCTTTCCGCAAAATAGATCAACCATTCGGCGAAAAAGGTGGGACGCAGATGAGTCACTGGAATGCCTGAGCGATCGAGCAGTCGTTCAGCTATCCAATGATTCCTGGCAGCCACGCTCTTGGAAATCCTGCATGCTGATATCTGCGACATGTTCACGACGGTGCCGACGCCGGCGTCCAAAGCAGCCTGCGCGAAGAAGGCAGTCGATTCGATGATCCCCGGTATCTGAATTGGATAGCAGAAATATGCCCCCGTGATTCCAATCAACGCCTTGTCGAGGACTGCAAAGTCGAGCAGATCGCCTTCGATGATTTCCGCGCCTTGGGCGCGCAATTGCTCCGAGCGGGCATCGATTCGGTGGACTAATGCCCGGACCGGAATGCCCAGTCCCAGTAGATTGGCGGCGGCCGCGCTGCCGGTAACACCGGTCGCCGCCGTGATGAGTATCTTCTTGTTTCCCATGTGATTTCCCTCCCGTGTTTGAAGTTCGTTCTTTGTCGCGAGCCAAATTTACCGTTTGTCGCGGCACATCAATGGAAATGAGCGTGAATTGCGTGCCTACACCTGGTGACGGTTTCTTGGCTCGACTAGCGCTCTGCCAAAAGGTAGCGTCCGACATCTTCTGGCAGATCAAGTTGCGGCCAATGGCCGGCATCGAGCAGATGTACAGAGGCTCCTTCGAAGTGGCCAGCAAGATTTTGCGCGACCCCGACATTGAGATACGCATCGCTCTTTCCCCAAACAATGGTCGTCGGAATACCCAACTCTGCTAGCTTGCTCACTTCCTGATTGTTCGCAGCGATCTGGGGACGAAGATCTGCAGCTAAAGCCGCGAAGGCAGGTCCGGCACTCGGATGTTGAGCAAAATTGTTGAAGATGAGCGGCTGTACCAGCTTGTCAATCACGTTGATCTGGGCTTGCGAGACGCCAATTTCAAACTGTAGCTGCTGAAACCTCAGAAGAAACGCGAGCTGCTTAGGGTCGGAAGCCATAGCCAATCCAAAGGCGCGTGTCTGAGGTAACGAAAAAAGTTCGATCAGTTCTGGTATACGGAGCGTCGGTGCATCTGCATAGAAGGTGTTCAACAGAACGAGCCCTGCAATCAACTTGGGTTTCGACAAGGTGAAGTTGATAGCGGCCACGCCACCGGCATCGTGGGCGACCGGCACAATGCTGTCGAGTTTGAGGAAGTCGGCAACCGCGTGCAGATCCCCGAGTTGCTGTTTGAAGCCATAGTCGACTCCGGCAGGTTTCTCGGAAGCTCCAAAGCCAAGAAAATCGAAGGCTACGACATGACGGCCAGCAGCCACGACAACTGGAATAAGCAGGTCATAGATATGCAGATTGTCAGGATAGCCGTGCAAGAGAACAAACGTTGGCCCCTTCCCCCCGTATTCTCGGGCATACACGAAATGGCCATCTCGGGGGACGCGGTGTTCTACGAACGGAGGTATGGACTCGGAACCCTTTGCTTGCGATGCTCCTACCCCACCCGAGAGGTTTTCAGGTTGGTGCTTCTTCACCATTGCTCTTGTGGATGACGGCGCTACGAGCCAGGCTGCGGCTGCACCAATTCCGGAGACTATCTCTCGTCTGTTCATCTTTCACTACCCCTTCAGAGCGCGCGCTCATTGTGAGATTGTGGAGCGGCATACCACCTGACCATAGAATTCCCCACGACAGGGGTCTTCCCAAATAAGCTCATGCTTTGACGGGAAGAGCCTAAGATTGCGCGCGCTTGACCATGAAACAGCTTTTGAGTTGGAAATGGAAAAATGCGGTACTTTCTACAAAGAGATGTCTCTCGCCAACCCGTAGTGTCGAACGATGACACAGCCAGCTCATGCGCCGCCAATCGGGACTGTCGGTGCTGACAAAACAGGGGAAGTCAGCAGGGCCGCCACGCTTGCCGCGCTGATACTTGCCAGCGCGGCGGAGACTTGGACCACGTCTGGCGTGAGTCTGACTCTTACGGATCTTACGGGTACGCTGAGCGCCTCTAGCGACCAGGCTAGTTGGGCCCTAACGGTATACATGGCTGCGTTTGCCGTCTCTATCGCGCTGTCAGATCGCCTCTCCCTCAAATACGGAAACCGGCACTACCTCACAGCCCTCTCCCTGTCTTATGCGGTCGCGTCGGTGGGGTGTGCAC includes these proteins:
- a CDS encoding TetR/AcrR family transcriptional regulator → MANTGTREKIIEAAYLRFYEFGYNGTSVQDIVDLVGVPKGTFYNYFKSKELLGLEALDLYACVADKVFTPPEVAQGLPRSKKPQPSEIARLRGQFEEALKFQERQKISLGCLMGNLTAESSALPESFGKLIEKSFNRWIAAVSASLRAAQVSGEVAQSHDPDSLARYLMAAWFGSLLLMKNSQKKTPIDDFFRLTFDTLLKSEPPLTKRKVPQRRKKK
- a CDS encoding NmrA family NAD(P)-binding protein yields the protein MGNKKILITAATGVTGSAAAANLLGLGIPVRALVHRIDARSEQLRAQGAEIIEGDLLDFAVLDKALIGITGAYFCYPIQIPGIIESTAFFAQAALDAGVGTVVNMSQISACRISKSVAARNHWIAERLLDRSGIPVTHLRPTFFAEWLIYFAESIRKDNVLPLPFGDARYAPITAEDQGRVISAILNDPTGHAGKIYPLYGPTELSEYEVADLLTEILGRKISYQALEIKGFMPVWEKTVGSKTFNQQHIASVAQECREGLFSGTNDWVEKITLRKPLGMRQFIVQNKGLFA
- a CDS encoding alpha/beta fold hydrolase, producing the protein MNRREIVSGIGAAAAWLVAPSSTRAMVKKHQPENLSGGVGASQAKGSESIPPFVEHRVPRDGHFVYAREYGGKGPTFVLLHGYPDNLHIYDLLIPVVVAAGRHVVAFDFLGFGASEKPAGVDYGFKQQLGDLHAVADFLKLDSIVPVAHDAGGVAAINFTLSKPKLIAGLVLLNTFYADAPTLRIPELIELFSLPQTRAFGLAMASDPKQLAFLLRFQQLQFEIGVSQAQINVIDKLVQPLIFNNFAQHPSAGPAFAALAADLRPQIAANNQEVSKLAELGIPTTIVWGKSDAYLNVGVAQNLAGHFEGASVHLLDAGHWPQLDLPEDVGRYLLAER
- a CDS encoding response regulator transcription factor, which translates into the protein MCRIKVCSPRAAHRGSAVSCGNSAAHRGACRRYSFDRARDSGTRLVASGHSNKITAARLSVSEDPVKNHMSSILMKLSANDRNHAVTIAMRRGFLDG